The DNA segment TTTATGAACGACTTCCAACTGGGCGTGGCCCATAAACTGCAGGTGCCGGTAATTGTTGCCTGGATGTCGGCGCCCATGTTTGTCATCGATGATTATGTCGGCAATCCCAGTGAGATTTCATATGTGCCCATCTTAGGCACCGTTATGAAACGTGGCGAGAAGGTAGCATTCGGTAAACGTCTGGAGAATTTTGTGAAGAATACATTTTTCCGTGTTATCGCCGTTATCTTCAATTATCGCTCTGAACGTTATTATAAGCAGCTCTTTGGCAATGAACTCAACTTGCCGTCCATTGAACAATTAAGACGCAACATCTCGATGGTCTTCACCAACTGTCATCTGATCAGCGAAGGACCAATCCGTCCACTTGTGCCAGCACATGCAGAAATTGGCGGCATCCAGATTAAGGAGAAGCCTGATCCCTTGCCCGAGGATATTGCTCAGTTTTTGGATGGCGCTGAGCATGGCGGTGTTTTACTCTCTCTTGGCTCGAACATCAAGAGTTCGGCAGTGAAACCCGAGCTAGTGCAATCCATGTTCAAGGTGCTTTCCTCGTTGAAGCAACGTGTGGTCTGGAAGTGGGAGGATTTGGACAACACACCGGGCAAATCTGCAAATATCCTCTACAAGAAGTGGCTGCCACAGGACGATATTCTCGCCCATCCCAAGATAAAGCTGTTTATCACCCACGCCGGCAAAGGAGGCATCACTGAGGCGCAATACCATGGCGTGCCAATGGTGGCTCTGCCCATCTTTGGGGATCAGCCAGCCAATGCGGATAACATGCAAAAGTCTGGCTATGGCATTGCCCAAGATTTGCTGCAGCTCACCGAGGAGAACTTCGGCGCAAGCATCAATGAAGTGCTTGGCAATGAGAAGTACAAAAAGGCAATTGGAGGATTCTCACAATTGTATCGGGACAGACCACTCAGTGCCCGCCAGACGGTGCTCTACTGGACCAATTATGTGCTGAGGCATCACGGTGCTCCCCACTTGCAGAGTCCATCGGTGCACTTGAATTGGGTGGAATACTTAAATATAGATATCTATATTCTGGTGGCGACAGTATTaactcttgttcttcttctcaATTTCGTCATTGTTCGCTTTATCGTCCGCAAGCTAGCTGGCAAATCGAAGAAATCGAGCAAGAAGGTGAAGAAACAATAGATAAGCTTAtctataaaaaagaaattaagttGTAAGCCAACTCGTAATGTTATTTAATGCCATATTTAGATAAGTTCATTGTTGTTCATTTTAAACTTGttaccaaaaatttaaaaaaaaaaaacaaaccaaaaattaaatcaactaattaaattaactaatttgaatacagtatttaattttaggcGAACACGCTGCTTTAAGgagtatttattgaataaataaaaatacaatataataagaaaatgaCGTTTGATTTTTGTCATTCAACCTAAAGAAAAAGGTGAGTGATggataaaataatataataattattcaagTATTCCAAGAGCATTCAAATCGTGTTTGTAACTATCGTGTTATACTGTAATGTGAAATTTTCCCATATTTCACATAAATCCAGAAGATGTTTTTTCGATCTCAATCGATAGAGTTGGTCCTCGATATTGGCAAACTATGActaattttcatttagtttttataatttgcacGCAtgcccctaaaagtatgcaatcgAATATTGCGGTGGAGTATTAGGCacgtttttaatataaatttaaaaatacgtTAATACATTACACTTCAATATGAAAGCTCATTGCTTAGATAGTTGTTCTTGGACAATTTTAGTCGTTGCGGACAGATAAAAAGTGTTAAATCATTAAGCAAAATACCAGGAGAACATAAATCACCAGCTAGCAATAATGCTGGAAGCCAATTGCATAATAAGATTCCAATAAGAAAATATCCTAGTGTTCTGATCTTCTGCAGGGAGAATCCATTTACTAATTTATTATGATCGCCTGGTATTACAAGTAGCAATTCCAAGAGAGTATCATGAAAATTTCTTGACACTTTTTGGATTAAGAGGCGACATTTGTTGATAGATGTCTCGTCATCTTCACGTTCATGTTGAGGGGCATTGTGGGACCTCATTGACACAGGCTGTCTAGCATTCTATGATTGGTCAGGTGAGTTGCAATTTTCCTCTGATTTGGAATGGTGTCCTCTTATAAAGCTTTTGTGATACGCTTTAAATTGCATCAAACTACTAACACAATTTCATCAGGTTTGCTTCTCATTTTCGGTAAATCATTATGATGCAGATTTCTCAATAGTACATTTATCTTCAAGTATACGTCACAATATTATGAAGCTAAATGATTGCAGGTATTCAATGACCTCTGCAAATCGTGTCTAGCCAGTGCTATCAGCTTATCACAAGGCCTATTTTAAGTTTACTTAGTGCTTGTTAATGATAGAAAAGGGTATATTGACAATATTGCCGTGCTTGAAACAGATGGAAAAAAACGGCATCAATACTAAGAGTAAAAAACTTCTACAGCATATACTCGTTTTGTATTACAACACTTAATAGTGATGCGATAACATCAAAGTGACTATTAAACTGTATAGTTTAAAAGGTTCGGATGAATAATTACCAACATGTGCTTGGGTATATTTAAGGCGATCATTTCAAAGCAAGAGGTTATCTTGGCATAGTATTGCTTATCAATCGCGTGGCAAAGAAATTATAAGTTCTACAAGTTGTATGATCAAAATTGCGGCGTCATCTCGCCACAGCAACTTTGTTTATACAGAGAGGCTATCGCACTCATATCTGCTCTCTCAGAGACAATAAATTCAGTTGCTCCATCGCATCGAAGCTCAGTTGATTGTCGTGAAATTAACCGTTCACattcaattgtaattgaaatggtGAACAGATCGCTAACGTTGCTGTTTGTGCTCGCTTTTGTGGCGACGCCGGTTTGGAGTGCCAATATTCTAGCATTGTTCAGCACCTTCAGTCCTTCGCATTTGATTGTGCACATGTCAATGATGAAGACGCTGGCAGACCAAGGACACAACTTAACCATTGTGACAACATTGAAACCGAAAATAGCGCCGCACGAGAATATGACATTTATTCATGCGCCGGCGTCTGAAGAGCGTCTTAAGGGCATGAACGAGTATCTGGAGAAATCATCAAAGGAGAAACTCCACATGGTTCAAGCCATGATAAATTCTCTGACAAATGCAGGTGCCATGTTGGGCATTGGATATGACTTCGTGGTCGACCCTAAAGTGAAGGCCATCTATGAGAATCCGCAGGTCAAGTATGATCTGCTAATTCTTGGCTACCTGATGAACGAATTCCAGTTGGGCATTGCTGCCAAATTAGATGTGCCAGCAATCCTAAGCTGGGTTGGAGTGCCCTTCTCATTTGTTGACGACAGCGTTGGAAACATCTACGATCCTACCTATGTGCCAACCATATCCATGGCGGCCGACCCAGAAAATCCAACACACAGCTTCgcatggcgtatacgtaacttTGGCAGCTGGCTTGTATTCAAAGCGTTAGGCTTGGGATTGGAGTACAAAATGAATGCCTTCTACGAGTACGTAATTTACACAGTAAATAAAATCTCTACAAATTAATCTGATTTCCCTATCTTGAATTTTAGGCAGGCCTTTGGCAATGACTCCAGCATGCCCAGTTACGATGAGGTGAAACAGCGAGTCTCCTTGCTCTTCTACAATTACCATTCACATAGTGAAGGTCCTGTGCGACCCACAGTGCCGCAGTCCATTGAGATTGGAGGAATACAAATCAAGGAAACGCCTGATCCTTTGCCAGTAGATCTTGCCGGGTTCCTCAACAACGCAACTGATGGAGTCATCTTCTTCAGCCTGGGCACCAATGTCAAGCTCAAGTACTTTGATTCCCAAATCATTGAAACGATCTACCAAGTGCTCTCTCGTCAGCCATTGAGAGTCATCTGGAAGTGGGATGACCAGGAACCCAAGCCAGGCAACGCATCTAACATATACTTTCACAACTGGCTGCCCCAGGATGACATACTCGCGCATCCCAATACCAAGCTTTTTATCACACACGCTGGCAAAGGAGGCGTCGCTGAGGCCCAGTACCACGCTGTGCCAATGCTGGCGTTACCTGTCTTTGGAGATCAACCCGGCAACGCTCAGCTAATGGTGGCATCAGGCTTTGGCATCAGCATGGATCTTCTCACGCTCACCGAGGAGAGCTTGGAGAAGGGCATCCAAGAAGTGCTGCAAAATCCCGTGTATCGGAATAATGTCCGCAAGTTCTCGGATCTTTATCGCGATCGACCGCTGACAGCTCGCCAATCTGTGATCTATTGGACGGAGTATGTGATGCGTCATAAAGGAGCTTACCATCTGCGAAGTCCTATTGTAAAACTTGGCTTTGTTGCACGTTACAATCTCGATGTTTATGCCATTATTCTACTGATTTTGTTGAGcgcttttataattttcctAATAGTGCTACGATTGGTGATCAAAACTCTTCGAGCACGTCAAACCAAAGCCAAGGTCAAGCGAAATTAATTGGTTAGGTAATTACGTAATCCAATTGCTATACACAATATTACGCATGCGATACGTTGGGTATTCCACAGGTTTAGTAGAGTATTTGGATGATTACAATTCgagatatattatatatatatatagaatgaTGACAAGacacaaattttatataagtatatgtataaacaaGTTTTTAAAACACCGACTGACTCTTTCTATCTGCCTGTCATTATCTCTGTATAGTATCTATTGTCTAGccataataaacaattgagGCTACAAAAAACAcgaagaatttaaataaatatatgacgATATTAGTATAATAAACACGTATACAAATGTACAGTTATATATTTACTAGTATATATAGAATTATTATCATAACAACTCATAACAACAGCTgtatttttaggtttttttaaACCTACCCCAATCCACGAACAAAATGACTGGTCTTTAATCATGTTCCgttaatttcatttcctaTCATGATTCTAATAGTAATTATTACCTttgatatttttcataataCTTGTGATCTGCATCACTCACATACCATATTATTAGTTATGAGATTGTCTCGCCTTTGTTAGGCCTGCTATCCATTATACAAAGAGAGCTTACATGATCTTCAACATTTCAAAGTATTTTAGTTTACAGAGCGAAAAGCTTACATGAATATTTTGTTAGTGTAATTATCTTTCAATCGCGAGTTCGCTCAATGAGCAATGCAATATGAATAGAATCCATTGAATAGCATTTAGAATATTATTGACATTGTGATCTTGACAAGTTTAACAATAATTGAAGCATAAACTGATGCGTGTGCATACTAAAAATCCACTTTGAACTCTGCCTATCATAATTGACATTGAAATGCGTAAGTTGACacttaaaattgtattaagtaatttgaatacattttataagtACGAGAGGCCAATGCACTAAACTTTTCGCTCTCGACGCCACTCATTGAGCTTACCTATGTGAATTTGTAGTTCAGTTGAGTATTGCGCGACTTTTGAAATGGTGAATAAATTGCTGCTGTCACTTTCTGTGTTCGTCTTCTTGTCTCCCGTTTGGGGAGCCAATATTCTGGGATTATTCAGCACCTTTAGTCCATCGCATCTGCTAGTACACATGTCGATCATGAAATCACTGGCAGATCAAGGACATAATGTAACAATAGTGACAAATTTTAAACCCAAACTAGCGCCACATGACAACATTACATTAATCTTAGCGCCAGCAAGTGAAGAACGCATGAGAGGAGTGAATCAGTTTGTAGAGAACTCAATGAAAAGGAAGCCACACTTCATCCAAGCCATCTTCAATACATTAACATTGATCTACAGTATCATGGGCATACAGTATGACTTTGTGCTGCATCCTCAAGTAAAAGATATTTATGAAAATCCCCATGTTAAATATGATCTCTTGGTGCTTGGCTATTTATTCAATGACTTTCAATTGGGCATTGCTGCGAAGCTGCAAGTACCGGCAATCCTTAGTTGGGTTGGCTTACCTCTGGCATTTGTCGACGATACCGTTGGCAACGTCTACGATCCTTCCTATGTGCCCATCGCCAGCTTTgtaacagaaacaacaacgcaaTCAACAGGGCTATGGTGGCGTATGCACAACCTTTTTAGCTGGACAATGTTGAAGATTTTTAGCGTAGGCAACGACTTTGTTATGGCGTTCTTGTACAAGTGAGAAATATTAATTATCAAAATGATTTCAtctaaaattttgaattttcatatTAGACACACTTTTGGCAATGATTCAAGTATGATCACCTATGATGAGGCAAAGGAAAAAGTCTCCCTGCTCTTCTACAATTATCATTCGCAAAGCGAAGGTCCTGTGCGTCCCACAGTGCCGCAGTCCATTGAGATTGGAGGAATACAGATCAAGGAACAGCGTGATTCCTTGCCCCAAGAGCTTGCATACTTTCTGGGTAACGCTACTGACGGTGCGATCTTCTTTAGCCTAGGCACCAATATCAAGCTCACATTCTTCGAGCCCCAACTCCTAGAAACCATCTACCAAGTGCTATCCCACCAGCAACTTCGTGTCATCTGGAAGTGGGATGACCAGGTGCCCAAACCAGGCAACGCATCCAACATAAACTTTCACAACTGGCTGCCCCAGGATGACATTCTCGCTCATCCCAACACCAAGCTCTTTATCACACACGCTGGCAAAGGAGGCGTGGCTGAGGCCCAGTACCATGGAGTACCAATGCTGGCATTGCCTGTCTTTACTGATCAGCCTGGCAACGCACAGCTAATGGTGGCGTCAGGCTTTGGAATCAGCATGGATCTGCTTACGCTCACCAAAGAGAGTCTGGAGAAGAGCATTCAAGAGGTTCTCAATAATCCCGTGTATCGCAATAATGTCCGCAAGTTCTCAGATCTCTATCGCGATCGTCCTTTGACAGCTCGCCAATCTGTGATCTACTGGACGGAGTATGTGATGCGTCATAAAGGAGCTTACCATCTGAGGAGTCCTATTGTAAAACTGGGCTTTGTGGCACGATACAATCTCGATGTTTATGCCATTCTTCTGCTCATCTTCGTCTGTTCGATAATCATATTCGTATTTCTGCTACGATTTCTAGTCAACACAACTCTATTGAAAACGCAATCCAAGGCCAAAATTAACTAATTGTCAATTTGGCACGCGTTACGCATTCGACGTGTTGGGGAGTGTAAATGTCATTAAACACTAAACGATTTGTATGATTACAAATTCAAGTTGAACAAGCCCACATATATACAACGAcgattatacatacatatatgtaaaacATCAACAAGTTTCCAATTCTCGCGCtgactataaataaaatgtttgtgcTGATTGTTACTCTCAGTCCCCGCTCTCTGCAATGTGCAACACTGAGCCAAAATTACGtaatctttaaattaatttaagcagaaaaatgtttaaaacaaTCTGtagtaattatttataacatgTTTTTTAACAATTCATTACTAAAGAAcccaaatattttatttaataatttaactacTCTACCCCATCATCCAATTAACTTGACCTACCTTTGATATCAGAGTAATCGGTCATAGGAATTTCAGTCTGATAACGGCAATGAATGAGATTTTCATCCTAGTGTTTTTGCCCAGCATTTCTTTCAGTGTATTTCTCTCATTGCTGTCACGCTCGCATCTTTTGTCGTTCAATTctctaatatatttaaagccCAGTATCTCGCTGCCTTTGGAATTGCGTGTGTCGAACGCCAATTGGTTCtggtttgttttttagttttgttttgttttccaaaGTGTTTTCatagtatttaatatgaattctTAATGtctccattgttgttgttccttaaaaaaaaacattgaaatacatatatggcCGGGTGAGCTAATCGGGTATCTGCTGAATATACGAATATACAAACTATCGTAATCGTAATTGTTCTAAAAACCGATCAACTCAATAGTTGCAGGCAAAGTCCATTGCATTACGTGTAAATATTTCGTTGACATTTCGACCTTATGTGCGAAGCGTTTGCATATCTAGCACCTTGTCATTGATCAGTTGGCATAGAGAATTTCACCAGACTTTAAGTACATTCAATAATGTTGAACACAAATGACTGCACTAATCCATTCCTTTCGAAATACAACTTGCCTAACAACCCAAAATGTTTGTTACCTTACTATCTATGAATTTAATAGTATCAATAACATTTGCAGTGCGTACAACCAGTTCTATCGACAATCCGCGTGTATGCCTTCGGTTGGACGCCTCTTATCACTGCGTATCAGGGCTTATCTTTCATACCAGGCATTGCTGATGAAACCGGCAACTGATAACtgcaacaaatatatataaactgtTGGGCTACCAGCAAACAACTCAGTTTTACTTTGCACTCGACGCAACATGGTTAACATGATGAAACAAGGTCGCTCCCTCATTTCCTGCTCGGCTGTCGGCGTGCTGCTCGTTGCGTTGATGACAACGCTGCATGCACCGACAGTGGATGGTGCCAACATCTTGGGCGTGTTTACAAGTCACAGTCCATCGCATCTTATTATTCACATGTCTGTGATGAAGGCACTGGCCGAGGAGGGACACAATGTGACGGTGGTATCTTCAATGCCAGCAAAGGTCACCCACAAAAGCATCAAACACATTCTGATACCTCTAAGCGAAAGTGAAGAGAAGACGCTTAATGATGGCATGGCCGTTATGGCCAAGGAGAAACCATCGATGTTCACCACCTTGAAGACAATGTTCGGTTCGCTTAGTATGCTTATCAATAAGCAGGTGGATGTCCTGGAAGATGAAAGTTTCACTGAGCTATACAAAAATAAGGGCAACAAATTCGATGCTGTATTTGTGGGCTTCTTTTTCAACATGTACCAGGTTGGTCTGGGTGCCAAATTCAACTGCCCCCTCATTGTGAGCTGGTCTGGGCCACCAATGGAGCAAATTGATAATGTGATTGGCAATCCAATTCTAACTTCATCGGTGCCCACTATGAATGTTGCTGTCACGCCTGGTCAGCCTATGAACTTCAAACAGCGTTTGACCAACTTATTGTCCACACTTGGTTTCCGTGTCTTTGCAACGTTCCTCGAGTACAAAAATTCCGGATTCTACACGTAAGTTACAAAGTTAAGTTGCgaacatttttggtataatgaattatttactttacagTCGTCTATTCGGAAACGATCCAACGATGCCTAGCTATGCGGATGCCAGGAAGAACGTGTCTTTGATATTCTGCAATAGTCATGGCATCAGCGAAGGTCCCATTAGACCAAATGTGCCCGGCGTTGTAGAGATTGGTGGAATTCAAATTAAGGAAAAGCCAGATGCTTTGCCACAAGATATTAAGGAATTCCTAGACAATTCCAAACATGGTGCAATACTCTTCAGTCTGGGCAGCAACCTTAAAGGCGACCACATTAAGCAGTCGACCATTCAGAAGATTTTCAAGGTGTTGTCGGGCCTTAAGCAGAACGTTATTTGGAAGTGGGATGATTTGAAGAATACGCCCGGCAAGTCTGCCAACATACTCTACAAAAAGTGGCTGCCCCAAGACGATATTCTTGCCCATCCAAAGATCAAGCTCTTCATTACGCACGCTGGCAAAGGAGGCGTGGCGGAGGCACAGTATCACGCAGTACCAATGCTGGCATTGCCCGTGTTTGCCGATCAGCCTGGTAATGCTGAAAAGCTAGTTCGGTCGGGTTACGGACTTCGTGTGGATTTGCTTTCACTCGAACCAGCTGAGTTTAAGGCCGCCCTCGAGGAGGTGCTACAAAATCCAAGCTTCGCTAAGAAACTGCAGCAGTTCTCCAAGCTCTATCGCGACCGTCCCATGACTGCGCGGGAATCGGTTATCTACTGGACAAACTACGTTCTGCGTCATCATGGTGCCGCCCATATGCAGAGTCCTGTGGTCAAAATGAACGCCATTGAGAGCAACAACCTGGATCTCTATGTGCTACTTGGGTTGGCTCTTGGCATTGTTATCGCCATAAACATTGCTCTGTTCAAGTGCGTTTGTCGGAAATGCTTTGGTAAGCGCTGCGCTAAGAAGAATGCGCAAAAATCGAAAGTCAAGaagaattaaatttagttgttaaatatttacgaATAGCAATAAAGACGATGTAAAATtagtcaataaataaatttgtatacgGATCgaatacttattttatatgtttgcCAGCCCTGGCAACCGTTAGCAAAAGTCATCATAGGTTCAAGCCCGTACTAAGTGGTTTGTGcaattgctattattattgccattaACACAAAAACGTCGACGTTTCAACAAAAGACTAGGAAAGAAAATTTTATAAGAcaaagatatttaaaaaaaaggaatgcaaacaaaagcatatttaatgtgtatttatattatttattaatttactacCCCATGGAATCTAAGACCGTATCTGCTCCTCGGATTCTGCAGTCCGAGCTGTTGTGGGTGGTGTCGTTGATTTGTCTGCAGTCAAAATCTTTTGTAAATGTTCCAGACTAACTAGATCATTTTCATCTGCATACTGCATAAGACCACAAATAATGGGCGATTCCACTACCAAAATATAATGACATGTCTTTGGCTCCATCAGATACATAGACACTGCCGTTCCGCTGGACGTAACTGGAGTGCAGGTGAGTTTAACGTTTACTTCACGCGGCAATCCAGTCTGATCACAGTGTGTACCCTTTGAGTAGTGATGCCACAATGACGAAGAGGTCGCTTGTCGGGCCCCCTTCTCAGGTTGGGTAGCATACCAAGCTCGATGTAGTTCTTCTGAATAGTAGCCCAGAAACAGTTCGACTTCGCTGTTTTTGTCCTTATGGAATTGACGTACATGTCGACCATAACAGAATTCATATTTCCACCAACCAGTGCCCTGTAAATgccaattaataattaattagttaGGTACCAGACAgagtatataattatttacttacGCCAGTTAGACAGTTTTTGCCGGATATGAATTCAATAAGCGGTGTCATATCATTTAAAGGTGCTGGTGTTGTTCCTTGTGTATGTCGAGATAAAACAAGCTGTTGATATGCGGTTTGACTATCAATTTCGTCATTGGCCATCATCTCTAAGATAATATTCTCTACATCCGACTTTGTCCACAATTTGGATGGCATTTTGTTCTCCTTTGAAATGAGTAAATCACTTTCACTATCTGTCCATTCCTTGAGCTCTTGACGCAGCATACTCAAAGGTTTGTGAGTCTCCGTTGGTGAATTgaagcatttaattgaaatctcCTTAGTTTCCTCGGCATGAAAGGCAGGAATACTGCACAACGACGATGTCAGAATGATGGCTTCATAATTGCATGACGAAGTCTCTTTAAACGAATAAATATCATCCTTGCCGTGTGGGTAGCACACATAACGCACCATTGTTGTGCGCGGTGCCTCAATAATGTCGCACATGGTGCCATCGTTGAATTCCATTTCGAAATACGGATAACGAGTATTGTCAATTTTCAACGTCTTGTACTTGGGCTTGCCACCGCCAGCCTTGCGTTCGGCCTCCCATTCTTTTTTTGCCAGCTCAGTCTTTTCCTCGCTCCATTTGCCCAAATAATACTCTTggaatttcacatttttaccCTCACGCTCCTCATGATACTGCCGCACATGATGGCCATGGCATATCTCATATGACCAATAAGCTTCGATGCGATATGAGCAGGTGGGTCCCGAGAATATCGGCTGTAGAATGCCAATTGGTGCTGTGGCAGATAGAAAAGTCATTAGCAGCGTCATTTATGATAGTGATACAAAAACTTACACAGCT comes from the Drosophila sulfurigaster albostrigata strain 15112-1811.04 chromosome 2L, ASM2355843v2, whole genome shotgun sequence genome and includes:
- the LOC133849924 gene encoding UDP-glycosyltransferase UGT5-like produces the protein MVNRSLTLLFVLAFVATPVWSANILALFSTFSPSHLIVHMSMMKTLADQGHNLTIVTTLKPKIAPHENMTFIHAPASEERLKGMNEYLEKSSKEKLHMVQAMINSLTNAGAMLGIGYDFVVDPKVKAIYENPQVKYDLLILGYLMNEFQLGIAAKLDVPAILSWVGVPFSFVDDSVGNIYDPTYVPTISMAADPENPTHSFAWRIRNFGSWLVFKALGLGLEYKMNAFYEQAFGNDSSMPSYDEVKQRVSLLFYNYHSHSEGPVRPTVPQSIEIGGIQIKETPDPLPVDLAGFLNNATDGVIFFSLGTNVKLKYFDSQIIETIYQVLSRQPLRVIWKWDDQEPKPGNASNIYFHNWLPQDDILAHPNTKLFITHAGKGGVAEAQYHAVPMLALPVFGDQPGNAQLMVASGFGISMDLLTLTEESLEKGIQEVLQNPVYRNNVRKFSDLYRDRPLTARQSVIYWTEYVMRHKGAYHLRSPIVKLGFVARYNLDVYAIILLILLSAFIIFLIVLRLVIKTLRARQTKAKVKRN
- the LOC133835828 gene encoding UDP-glycosyltransferase UGT5-like; amino-acid sequence: MVNKLLLSLSVFVFLSPVWGANILGLFSTFSPSHLLVHMSIMKSLADQGHNVTIVTNFKPKLAPHDNITLILAPASEERMRGVNQFVENSMKRKPHFIQAIFNTLTLIYSIMGIQYDFVLHPQVKDIYENPHVKYDLLVLGYLFNDFQLGIAAKLQVPAILSWVGLPLAFVDDTVGNVYDPSYVPIASFVTETTTQSTGLWWRMHNLFSWTMLKIFSVGNDFVMAFLYKHTFGNDSSMITYDEAKEKVSLLFYNYHSQSEGPVRPTVPQSIEIGGIQIKEQRDSLPQELAYFLGNATDGAIFFSLGTNIKLTFFEPQLLETIYQVLSHQQLRVIWKWDDQVPKPGNASNINFHNWLPQDDILAHPNTKLFITHAGKGGVAEAQYHGVPMLALPVFTDQPGNAQLMVASGFGISMDLLTLTKESLEKSIQEVLNNPVYRNNVRKFSDLYRDRPLTARQSVIYWTEYVMRHKGAYHLRSPIVKLGFVARYNLDVYAILLLIFVCSIIIFVFLLRFLVNTTLLKTQSKAKIN
- the LOC133835818 gene encoding UDP-glycosyltransferase UGT5 — encoded protein: MVNMMKQGRSLISCSAVGVLLVALMTTLHAPTVDGANILGVFTSHSPSHLIIHMSVMKALAEEGHNVTVVSSMPAKVTHKSIKHILIPLSESEEKTLNDGMAVMAKEKPSMFTTLKTMFGSLSMLINKQVDVLEDESFTELYKNKGNKFDAVFVGFFFNMYQVGLGAKFNCPLIVSWSGPPMEQIDNVIGNPILTSSVPTMNVAVTPGQPMNFKQRLTNLLSTLGFRVFATFLEYKNSGFYTRLFGNDPTMPSYADARKNVSLIFCNSHGISEGPIRPNVPGVVEIGGIQIKEKPDALPQDIKEFLDNSKHGAILFSLGSNLKGDHIKQSTIQKIFKVLSGLKQNVIWKWDDLKNTPGKSANILYKKWLPQDDILAHPKIKLFITHAGKGGVAEAQYHAVPMLALPVFADQPGNAEKLVRSGYGLRVDLLSLEPAEFKAALEEVLQNPSFAKKLQQFSKLYRDRPMTARESVIYWTNYVLRHHGAAHMQSPVVKMNAIESNNLDLYVLLGLALGIVIAINIALFKCVCRKCFGKRCAKKNAQKSKVKKN
- the LOC133850182 gene encoding UDP-glucosyltransferase 2; protein product: MGGFRFLFVLLLAVTPAAYGANILGLFSSHSQSHLILHMSMMKALAEQGHNITVVSMMKPKVMHKSIHLIVVPPSDEKEAMIENQLNEMANQKNSIYDTMIRLLNGMSAMVESQVDLITDPRFQRIYETKFDLMFMGFFMNDFQLGVAHKLQVPVIVAWMSAPMFVIDDYVGNPSEISYVPILGTVMKRGEKVAFGKRLENFVKNTFFRVIAVIFNYRSERYYKQLFGNELNLPSIEQLRRNISMVFTNCHLISEGPIRPLVPAHAEIGGIQIKEKPDPLPEDIAQFLDGAEHGGVLLSLGSNIKSSAVKPELVQSMFKVLSSLKQRVVWKWEDLDNTPGKSANILYKKWLPQDDILAHPKIKLFITHAGKGGITEAQYHGVPMVALPIFGDQPANADNMQKSGYGIAQDLLQLTEENFGASINEVLGNEKYKKAIGGFSQLYRDRPLSARQTVLYWTNYVLRHHGAPHLQSPSVHLNWVEYLNIDIYILVATVLTLVLLLNFVIVRFIVRKLAGKSKKSSKKVKKQ
- the LOC133835837 gene encoding endoplasmic reticulum lectin 1; the encoded protein is MRCLMLIFGLMFVVTAHEAKDFDDSVLYKIDFEIPDLLGQPELNNQLRSFYTLDKEKYECLIPTLETPKEEEKSNQPELSPIGILQPIFSGPTCSYRIEAYWSYEICHGHHVRQYHEEREGKNVKFQEYYLGKWSEEKTELAKKEWEAERKAGGGKPKYKTLKIDNTRYPYFEMEFNDGTMCDIIEAPRTTMVRYVCYPHGKDDIYSFKETSSCNYEAIILTSSLCSIPAFHAEETKEISIKCFNSPTETHKPLSMLRQELKEWTDSESDLLISKENKMPSKLWTKSDVENIILEMMANDEIDSQTAYQQLVLSRHTQGTTPAPLNDMTPLIEFISGKNCLTGGTGWWKYEFCYGRHVRQFHKDKNSEVELFLGYYSEELHRAWYATQPEKGARQATSSSLWHHYSKGTHCDQTGLPREVNVKLTCTPVTSSGTAVSMYLMEPKTCHYILVVESPIICGLMQYADENDLVSLEHLQKILTADKSTTPPTTARTAESEEQIRS